A DNA window from Chryseobacterium sp. MEBOG06 contains the following coding sequences:
- a CDS encoding 3-oxoacyl-ACP synthase III family protein: MKIHHTYFYHPSNIENNETVIQDFEKQQISMQKIQNALGRNNRFILTEDSEETALSMGIQAAIGGLHESNISAKDIDIIVFVSSTPEHNVPCDAIKIHHALNGKLNTMCYDINANCIGGFIALDQVSKYLSGSHSAGKALIVCAEKLSKILDRENPFTAFCFSDSAFAFIVEKEDSDSGLVDVLYHTDSSFSNTVLFPPNGYSCHSSTDVTFWDTNFDGSGSVNFALDYIHPFLHQNNLTIEQIDLFLFSQLSIKNINIIREYYEITEDKIPFYSRELGYTGSSSIFLALDQYQKNVKKLQKGNNILIWTLGAGYQAGLMLWKY; this comes from the coding sequence ATGAAAATTCATCACACTTACTTTTATCATCCATCTAATATCGAAAATAACGAAACAGTTATTCAAGATTTTGAGAAACAGCAAATTTCAATGCAAAAAATTCAGAATGCATTAGGTAGGAATAATAGATTTATTCTGACTGAAGATTCTGAAGAAACTGCACTTTCGATGGGAATACAGGCAGCCATAGGGGGACTGCATGAGAGTAATATTTCTGCTAAGGATATTGATATCATTGTTTTTGTATCAAGTACACCCGAACACAATGTGCCTTGCGACGCTATTAAAATACACCATGCTCTGAATGGAAAGCTGAATACAATGTGCTATGATATCAACGCAAACTGTATTGGAGGTTTTATTGCATTAGATCAGGTATCAAAATATTTATCAGGCTCTCATTCTGCTGGGAAAGCTTTAATTGTATGCGCTGAGAAACTATCTAAAATACTGGACCGGGAAAATCCGTTTACTGCTTTTTGTTTTTCAGATTCTGCTTTCGCCTTTATTGTTGAGAAAGAGGATTCAGATTCGGGATTAGTTGATGTTTTGTATCATACCGACAGCAGCTTTTCCAATACTGTTTTATTTCCTCCAAATGGATATTCTTGTCACAGTTCTACCGATGTTACTTTTTGGGATACAAATTTTGATGGAAGTGGGAGTGTAAATTTTGCATTGGATTATATCCATCCATTTTTACATCAAAATAATTTGACCATTGAACAAATTGATCTGTTTTTATTTTCACAGTTATCAATAAAAAATATTAATATTATTCGTGAATATTATGAAATTACGGAAGATAAGATTCCATTTTATTCCAGAGAATTAGGGTATACTGGATCTTCAAGTATTTTCTTAGCTCTAGATCAATACCAAAAGAATGTAAAGAAATTACAAAAAGGAAATAATATTCTGATATGGACTCTAGGAGCTGGTTATCAGGCAGGATTAATGCTATGGAAATATTGA
- a CDS encoding catalase, translating to MKKVKNVKSAQIDQQLVDNNNRVMTTNDGVPVFDNNNTLKAGERGPSLQQDHIFFDKLMHFDRERIPERVVHARGSGAHGIFEATADLSKYTTAAFLQKGTITPLFTRFSTVAGFKGSTDLARDVRGFSVKFYTTEGNYDLVGNNIPVFFIQDAMNFPDLIHAVKPEPNNEMPQAASAHDTFWDFISLMPEAAHMTMWVMSDRAIPRSLRMMEGFGVHTFKFVNNKGKATFVKFHWKPRLGVHSVAWNEAQKISGFNADFHRKDLWEAIENGDFPQWDLGVQLIPEEDEMKYSFDILDPTKIIPEELVPVQIIGTMTLNRNPENFFAETEQVAFDPGRLVPGIDVSDDPLLQGRVFSYMDTQNYRLGGPNFHELPINRPVNGKHNNQKDGFGRMDILKGPVSYFPNSKAEGCPYQAMLKGEVGFQSHQQPVNGPKVRARSDSFADHFTQATLFFNSQSPEEQEHIINALSFELSKVNDVNIRQRELAILNQIDKKLAKNVADNLGLTVSKELDPLTLKFARQNHPNYPIKPKKPEVEKSSELSMKVEPGKGNIKTRKVAFLIDNGVSKTSVDIMKKALEKEGAQAVLIASQVGKIKFKEGGEEDIKYSYLTEASVCYDAFYTPDGDSVKTLEGNADYLQFINEGYRHCKALAFAKGAEELSKHSFVNKDKGVIFESTDHLTEDFIKIMKEHRIWEREKSRKVPS from the coding sequence ATGAAAAAGGTAAAGAACGTAAAATCGGCCCAGATTGATCAGCAGTTAGTTGATAATAACAATAGAGTAATGACGACCAATGACGGCGTACCAGTGTTTGACAATAACAATACACTTAAAGCCGGAGAAAGAGGGCCGTCTTTACAGCAGGATCATATTTTTTTTGACAAGCTCATGCATTTTGACCGTGAGCGGATTCCTGAAAGAGTCGTTCATGCAAGAGGATCCGGTGCACATGGTATTTTTGAAGCTACCGCAGACCTTTCAAAATACACAACTGCTGCATTTTTGCAAAAAGGAACGATCACCCCTTTATTTACAAGGTTTTCTACAGTAGCAGGATTTAAGGGGTCTACCGACCTGGCCCGCGATGTAAGGGGATTTTCAGTCAAGTTTTACACCACAGAGGGCAATTACGATCTTGTAGGTAATAATATACCGGTCTTCTTTATTCAGGATGCCATGAATTTTCCGGATTTAATTCATGCGGTGAAACCGGAACCTAATAATGAAATGCCACAAGCTGCATCAGCACACGATACATTTTGGGATTTCATTTCACTAATGCCTGAAGCGGCCCATATGACCATGTGGGTGATGTCTGATAGGGCAATTCCAAGAAGTTTAAGAATGATGGAAGGTTTTGGAGTACATACTTTCAAATTTGTGAATAACAAAGGTAAGGCAACGTTTGTGAAATTTCACTGGAAGCCGAGATTGGGGGTACATTCAGTAGCATGGAATGAAGCTCAGAAAATTTCTGGTTTTAATGCTGATTTTCATCGCAAGGATTTATGGGAAGCTATTGAAAACGGTGATTTTCCGCAATGGGATTTGGGAGTTCAGCTTATTCCTGAAGAAGATGAGATGAAATACTCATTTGATATTCTTGATCCTACTAAAATTATTCCTGAAGAGCTTGTTCCTGTACAGATTATAGGAACTATGACACTCAACCGTAATCCAGAGAATTTTTTTGCAGAGACTGAGCAGGTGGCTTTTGATCCGGGAAGGCTTGTTCCGGGTATAGATGTTTCTGATGATCCTCTTCTCCAGGGAAGAGTATTTTCGTACATGGATACTCAGAATTATCGCCTGGGAGGTCCTAATTTTCATGAGTTGCCTATAAACCGTCCGGTAAATGGGAAGCATAATAATCAAAAAGACGGTTTTGGAAGGATGGATATTCTGAAAGGGCCTGTCAGTTATTTTCCAAACAGTAAAGCTGAAGGATGCCCTTACCAGGCAATGCTTAAGGGAGAGGTTGGATTTCAGTCGCACCAGCAGCCTGTGAACGGCCCCAAAGTAAGGGCCCGTTCGGATTCTTTTGCAGACCATTTTACTCAGGCCACATTGTTCTTTAATTCGCAAAGTCCTGAAGAACAAGAACATATTATCAATGCACTGAGCTTTGAACTGTCTAAGGTAAATGATGTTAATATACGCCAACGCGAATTAGCTATACTGAATCAGATCGATAAAAAACTGGCTAAAAATGTCGCTGATAATCTGGGATTGACTGTTTCGAAAGAACTTGATCCGCTAACTTTGAAATTCGCCCGCCAGAATCATCCGAACTATCCCATTAAACCTAAAAAACCTGAAGTAGAAAAATCATCAGAGCTGAGCATGAAAGTAGAACCCGGAAAGGGGAATATCAAAACGAGAAAGGTGGCTTTTTTAATTGACAACGGGGTAAGCAAAACTTCGGTAGATATAATGAAAAAGGCACTGGAAAAAGAAGGTGCACAGGCTGTTTTAATTGCAAGCCAGGTTGGTAAAATAAAATTCAAAGAGGGAGGGGAAGAAGATATTAAGTATTCTTACCTTACAGAAGCATCCGTATGTTATGATGCATTTTATACCCCTGATGGAGATTCTGTAAAGACTCTTGAAGGCAATGCGGATTATCTGCAATTCATCAATGAAGGATATCGCCATTGCAAAGCACTGGCATTTGCCAAAGGCGCGGAAGAATTATCGAAACATTCTTTTGTTAATAAAGATAAAGGTGTTATTTTTGAAAGTACAGACCATTTAACCGAAGATTTTATCAAAATTATGAAAGAGCATCGTATCTGGGAAAGAGAAAAATCCAGAAAGGTTCCTTCATAA
- a CDS encoding phosphohydrolase — translation MNLNLLEKAVSIATQAHAGQTDKSGKPYILHILRVMMKGKNENEMICGVLHDLVEDTAWTFEQLAEEGFPQQIIRALELVTKKGNEDYSDFIERIIQNDLAIAVKLNDLEDNMDVSRLNKVTEKDAERLSKYINAHRYLKSYMQK, via the coding sequence ATGAATTTAAATTTACTTGAAAAAGCAGTTTCTATTGCAACACAGGCGCACGCAGGCCAAACAGATAAATCCGGTAAACCTTACATTTTACATATCCTGAGAGTGATGATGAAAGGAAAAAATGAAAATGAGATGATCTGTGGTGTATTGCACGATCTGGTAGAAGATACTGCCTGGACTTTTGAACAGCTGGCAGAAGAGGGGTTTCCGCAGCAGATCATTCGGGCACTGGAGCTTGTGACAAAGAAAGGCAATGAAGATTATTCAGATTTCATAGAGAGGATTATTCAGAATGATTTAGCCATCGCGGTGAAATTGAATGATCTTGAAGATAATATGGATGTAAGCAGATTGAATAAAGTGACAGAAAAAGATGCAGAGAGACTCTCTAAATATATCAATGCTCACAGATATTTAAAAAGCTATATGCAGAAATAA
- a CDS encoding YodC family protein has translation MELKVGDTVYLKSDARTIMTINDVSAKGHGYYECIWFSQELLQTGHFHKDTLVKYDREK, from the coding sequence ATGGAATTAAAAGTAGGAGACACAGTCTATCTGAAATCAGATGCCAGGACAATCATGACTATTAATGATGTTTCAGCAAAAGGGCATGGCTATTACGAATGTATCTGGTTTTCACAGGAACTTTTACAAACGGGGCACTTTCATAAAGACACCTTAGTAAAATATGACCGGGAAAAATAG
- a CDS encoding C40 family peptidase, whose product MGSGLFESGMRIKQLSVLLIMSAFVVSCGASKNASSSKKSNTKTVAKSENLRKLDSKFDGKISRSINEILKDAEKYLGTPYRFGGNTSSGFDCSGFTVKVFEENDFSLPRRSTDQAESGKNIDIRDVKPGDLLFFATAGGSRVSHVGIVHDIGADGEVKFIHASTSKGVIISSLNEKYWNKAYLHAQRVL is encoded by the coding sequence ATGGGATCGGGATTATTTGAATCGGGAATGAGAATAAAGCAGCTGTCTGTCTTACTGATTATGTCTGCTTTTGTAGTGTCTTGCGGAGCATCAAAAAATGCTTCTTCCAGTAAGAAATCGAATACCAAAACGGTAGCGAAATCTGAGAACCTTAGAAAACTGGATTCTAAATTTGATGGTAAAATATCAAGATCGATCAATGAAATTCTGAAAGATGCCGAGAAATATCTTGGAACACCTTACCGGTTCGGAGGAAATACATCGTCCGGGTTCGACTGTTCAGGATTTACGGTAAAAGTATTTGAAGAAAATGATTTTAGCCTTCCAAGGAGATCTACAGATCAGGCTGAATCCGGAAAAAATATTGACATCAGGGACGTAAAACCAGGAGATTTGCTGTTTTTTGCCACAGCAGGAGGTAGCAGAGTATCTCACGTAGGTATCGTGCATGATATTGGCGCAGACGGAGAGGTGAAATTCATTCATGCTTCCACTTCCAAAGGAGTCATTATCTCTTCTCTGAACGAAAAATACTGGAATAAAGCTTATCTTCATGCCCAAAGGGTTTTATAA
- a CDS encoding methyltransferase family protein — MADFTRFFIPLYFILFFTVSFLGISFRVARQINKNPNVLPKDGSAYALVGRYFKLILLALFTYSIALSLFPEVISGTFIIHFMDVNLLKYIGLILMISAFIWVVVAQLQMKDSWRIGIDTEMKTRLVTHGLFGISRNPIFLGMTVSLLGFFLLFPTLTVFLFLLVGSILMQIQIRLEEEDLNLKHGQTYLTYKKRVGRMLSPY; from the coding sequence ATGGCAGATTTTACACGATTTTTCATTCCCTTATATTTTATTCTTTTTTTTACGGTTTCGTTTTTAGGAATCAGTTTTAGAGTGGCCAGACAAATCAATAAGAACCCCAATGTTCTTCCAAAAGACGGTTCTGCTTATGCTCTTGTCGGACGTTATTTTAAACTGATCTTACTGGCTCTGTTTACGTACTCTATTGCGCTTTCTCTATTTCCTGAAGTTATCTCGGGTACTTTTATAATCCATTTCATGGATGTTAATCTTCTGAAATATATCGGACTTATTTTGATGATTTCTGCATTTATTTGGGTGGTTGTGGCACAGCTGCAGATGAAAGATTCGTGGCGTATAGGAATTGATACTGAGATGAAAACCAGGCTTGTGACCCATGGACTGTTTGGAATATCTAGAAATCCAATATTTTTAGGAATGACGGTAAGTCTTCTTGGTTTCTTTCTGCTTTTTCCCACTTTAACCGTATTTCTGTTTCTGTTGGTGGGAAGTATTCTGATGCAAATTCAGATAAGGCTTGAAGAGGAAGATCTGAATCTGAAGCACGGCCAGACTTATCTGACCTATAAAAAGAGGGTTGGGCGGATGTTAAGCCCCTATTAA
- a CDS encoding 2,3,4,5-tetrahydropyridine-2,6-dicarboxylate N-succinyltransferase produces MSLQQTIENIWDNRDLLQNEDSKKAIREVVSLLDSGELRVAEPTENGWQVNEWVKKAVVMYFPIQKMETIEVGPFEFHDKIPLKKNYAEKGVRVVPHAIAREGSFVASGVIMMPSYINIGAYVDSGTMVDTWATVGSCAQIGKNVHLSGGVGIGGVLEPLQAAPVIIEDDCFIGSRCIVVEGVHVEKEAVLGANVVLTASTKIIDVTGDEPVEIKGRVPARSVVIPGSYTKQFPAGEFQVPCALIIGQRKESTDKKTSLNDALRDNNVAV; encoded by the coding sequence ATGTCGTTACAACAAACTATTGAAAACATTTGGGATAATAGAGATTTATTACAAAATGAAGACAGCAAGAAAGCGATCAGAGAGGTGGTATCTTTATTAGATTCCGGAGAACTTCGTGTAGCTGAACCTACAGAAAACGGATGGCAGGTAAATGAATGGGTAAAGAAAGCAGTAGTAATGTACTTCCCAATCCAGAAGATGGAAACTATTGAAGTAGGTCCGTTTGAATTTCATGACAAAATTCCTTTAAAGAAAAATTATGCGGAAAAAGGAGTAAGAGTTGTACCTCACGCTATTGCAAGAGAGGGTTCTTTCGTTGCTTCAGGGGTGATCATGATGCCGTCTTATATTAATATCGGTGCTTATGTAGATTCAGGAACAATGGTAGATACTTGGGCTACAGTAGGAAGCTGTGCGCAGATCGGTAAAAACGTTCACCTGAGTGGTGGTGTTGGTATCGGTGGCGTATTGGAGCCATTACAGGCTGCTCCGGTAATCATTGAAGATGACTGTTTCATCGGTTCAAGATGTATCGTAGTAGAAGGAGTTCATGTAGAAAAAGAAGCCGTGTTGGGAGCTAATGTTGTATTAACAGCCTCTACAAAAATCATTGATGTTACAGGAGATGAGCCTGTTGAAATCAAAGGTAGAGTACCTGCCCGTTCAGTAGTGATCCCTGGAAGCTATACAAAGCAGTTTCCTGCAGGAGAATTTCAGGTTCCTTGCGCATTGATCATTGGTCAGAGAAAAGAATCTACAGATAAGAAAACATCTCTGAATGATGCATTGAGAGATAATAATGTAGCTGTTTAA
- a CDS encoding glycosyltransferase family 87 protein: MKEKFLKILLNPKYIFGVYLIVAIATALSKFSRGNQAINNYLIFKGVFFNTLDEKNLYLQYPEHYSDMNHYGVFFSLLIAPFAVMPDWLGISLWNVANTAIFLYAIHKLPFSDPKKALFALLCLQEYITAAVSLQFNVALVGLLMLSAIFVYERKEVQSATAIVVGIFVKLYGIVGLSQFFFIKNKVKFILSGIVIAILCLVIPMIYSTPQFVIQSYADWAHSLISKNNDNQVLGNMQDISLMGFVRRILGDASISNLTFLAFGVPLFALPYIRIKQYKNYAFQLMILASTLLFLVLFSSGSESPTYIIAVAGVMIWFTLQKEKTPIIIGLLVFVIILTCFSPSDLFPKFIKQNYIIKYSLKAVPCILVWLRVTYELLTKDFEKDYTLN, translated from the coding sequence TTGAAAGAAAAATTTCTAAAAATACTCTTAAACCCTAAATATATATTTGGGGTTTATCTTATTGTAGCCATTGCGACTGCACTTTCTAAATTTTCGAGAGGAAATCAGGCAATTAATAATTATCTGATTTTTAAGGGCGTGTTTTTCAATACCCTTGATGAGAAAAATCTGTATTTACAATATCCTGAACACTATTCTGATATGAATCATTATGGTGTCTTTTTTAGCTTGCTGATCGCTCCGTTTGCAGTTATGCCGGACTGGTTGGGAATCTCTCTGTGGAATGTAGCCAATACAGCCATTTTTCTCTACGCGATTCATAAACTTCCGTTTTCAGATCCTAAAAAAGCCCTTTTCGCATTATTATGTCTGCAGGAATACATTACTGCTGCGGTAAGCTTACAGTTTAATGTCGCTTTGGTAGGACTTCTAATGTTATCTGCGATATTTGTTTATGAAAGAAAAGAAGTACAGTCTGCAACAGCGATTGTGGTAGGGATTTTCGTGAAACTATACGGAATTGTAGGATTATCTCAGTTTTTCTTTATTAAAAATAAAGTGAAATTTATTCTCTCGGGAATTGTCATTGCCATATTGTGTTTAGTGATTCCAATGATTTATTCCACACCTCAGTTTGTGATTCAAAGTTATGCTGACTGGGCGCATTCTCTGATCTCAAAAAATAATGATAATCAGGTATTGGGAAATATGCAGGATATATCATTAATGGGATTTGTAAGAAGAATTTTAGGAGATGCTTCTATCTCTAATCTTACCTTTTTAGCCTTTGGAGTTCCTTTATTTGCTCTGCCCTACATCAGAATAAAACAGTATAAAAACTATGCTTTTCAATTGATGATTCTGGCTTCTACATTACTATTTCTGGTTTTGTTCAGCTCAGGATCAGAATCGCCGACTTATATTATTGCGGTAGCGGGAGTAATGATCTGGTTTACCCTTCAAAAGGAAAAAACACCTATTATTATAGGATTGCTGGTTTTTGTAATTATTCTTACCTGTTTCTCTCCATCTGATTTGTTTCCAAAATTTATTAAGCAAAATTATATTATTAAATATTCTTTGAAAGCCGTACCTTGTATCCTCGTTTGGCTGCGCGTAACCTATGAGCTCCTGACAAAGGACTTTGAAAAAGATTACACTTTAAATTAA
- a CDS encoding glycosyltransferase family 2 protein, translating to MKKISIVIPAHNEEGNVALVHEKIKQVFSGLKDYDFEIIFVNDGSRDHTQQKLEELSQKFEEVKYIEFSRNFGHQPAVKAGMDHANGNAVISMDGDLQHPPELIPEMIQKWEEGYDVVFTVRTYPKEISYFKRKTSDLFYKLLSSLSDVNLTKGGGSDFRLMDANAVQVMRNFNEDDLFLRGLTSWMGFKQIGIDFKANERVSGESSYNLKKMFTFAFTGITAFSVKPLYLAAYLGFLFSAVSVLGYGGYVLHSFIAGTEISGWASLIMTIVFFGGLQLIIMGIMGIYLGKIFKQVKDRPNYIIKNKNF from the coding sequence ATGAAGAAGATCTCAATTGTCATTCCTGCTCATAATGAAGAAGGTAACGTTGCCTTAGTACATGAAAAAATAAAACAGGTTTTTTCAGGATTAAAAGATTATGATTTTGAAATTATCTTTGTCAATGACGGAAGCAGAGACCATACACAGCAAAAGCTGGAAGAATTATCTCAAAAATTTGAAGAAGTAAAGTATATTGAATTTTCAAGAAATTTTGGACATCAGCCTGCCGTAAAAGCAGGAATGGATCATGCGAATGGTAACGCAGTCATCTCTATGGATGGTGATCTCCAGCATCCGCCTGAGCTGATTCCTGAAATGATCCAAAAATGGGAAGAAGGCTATGATGTTGTTTTTACGGTGAGAACTTACCCTAAAGAAATATCCTATTTTAAAAGAAAAACATCTGATCTTTTTTATAAACTATTATCAAGTCTTTCCGATGTCAATCTGACAAAAGGAGGAGGGTCTGATTTTAGATTAATGGATGCTAATGCCGTTCAGGTAATGCGTAATTTCAATGAAGATGACTTGTTCCTTAGAGGATTAACCAGCTGGATGGGTTTCAAACAGATCGGAATCGACTTTAAAGCCAATGAAAGAGTGTCGGGAGAAAGCAGCTATAACCTTAAGAAGATGTTTACTTTTGCTTTCACGGGAATTACAGCTTTCAGTGTAAAACCTCTTTACCTGGCTGCATACCTTGGATTTCTGTTTTCTGCAGTTTCAGTGTTAGGATATGGAGGATATGTTCTCCATTCTTTTATTGCCGGTACTGAAATCTCAGGATGGGCATCATTGATTATGACCATTGTTTTCTTTGGAGGGTTACAGTTAATCATCATGGGAATCATGGGAATCTATCTGGGTAAAATATTTAAACAGGTGAAAGACAGACCTAATTATATTATTAAAAACAAAAATTTTTAA
- a CDS encoding polysaccharide deacetylase family protein produces the protein MVLLSFDIEEFDMPLEYKGEIPFEKQISISQTGLERILDILQKHNAKATFFSTVVFAENSRYLIERLLKEGHELASHTWFHSEFENKHLKESREKLEDLFSTKVTGLRMPRMMPVDDKEVEKAGYSYNSSINPTFLPGRYNNLKVSRTYYKEGKVTQVPASVSPNFRIPLFWLSFHNFPLSVYKKLASDTLKKDQYLNIYFHPWEFAEIKDEAFKLPGFTVKNSGKDMVERFDSFVGWLKEKGHTFGTFQEFQKQIQR, from the coding sequence ATGGTTTTATTAAGTTTTGACATTGAAGAATTTGATATGCCATTAGAGTATAAGGGTGAAATTCCCTTTGAAAAGCAAATTTCAATTTCGCAGACCGGGCTGGAAAGGATATTGGATATCCTTCAAAAACATAATGCCAAAGCTACTTTTTTTTCTACAGTAGTTTTTGCCGAAAACAGCAGGTATCTCATCGAAAGATTATTAAAGGAAGGTCATGAATTGGCTTCCCATACCTGGTTTCATTCAGAATTTGAAAACAAACACCTTAAAGAGTCACGGGAAAAACTGGAGGATCTGTTTTCAACGAAAGTAACTGGCTTACGAATGCCAAGAATGATGCCGGTAGATGATAAAGAGGTTGAGAAGGCAGGATATTCTTACAATTCGTCTATCAATCCTACGTTCTTACCCGGAAGATATAACAACTTAAAAGTATCGAGAACCTACTATAAAGAAGGAAAGGTAACCCAGGTTCCTGCATCCGTATCTCCGAATTTCAGAATCCCTTTATTCTGGCTTAGTTTTCATAATTTTCCGCTGTCAGTCTATAAAAAACTGGCTTCAGATACCTTGAAAAAAGACCAATATCTTAATATTTATTTCCATCCGTGGGAATTTGCAGAAATTAAAGATGAAGCCTTTAAACTTCCAGGATTTACCGTAAAAAACTCCGGAAAAGATATGGTGGAAAGATTTGATTCGTTTGTAGGGTGGCTTAAAGAGAAAGGACATACATTCGGAACATTTCAGGAATTTCAAAAACAGATACAACGATGA
- a CDS encoding glycosyltransferase family 4 protein, giving the protein MKIAFDAKRFFHNTSGLGNYSRDLVRILSQYEPDNDYLLLNKNRSERGKDILERPNVQFAATSKGKFSRQLAMGKDAQKLGADIFHGLSGELPLKWDQKPIKKIVTIHDLIFMRYPQYYSFFDRKIHFWKFKKAADTADKIIAISEQTKRDIIQYLKVPESKIEVIYQGCHKAFKEQQSPELMQAAKEKYKLPERFILNVGTIEERKNLLNVVKAVNGTEIPLVVVGRKTKYYQKIDRFIKKNKMEKQVLFLEGVSMDELAVIYKLADIFVYPSFFEGFGIPVIEALFSKTVTVTSNTSCLPEAGGKDSVYIDPDNDVDIRAKIKFLWENESERKRREEKGFEFVQKFNDERIAKELMNFYQKIF; this is encoded by the coding sequence ATGAAAATTGCCTTTGACGCAAAACGTTTTTTCCATAATACGTCCGGGCTGGGCAATTACTCAAGAGATCTTGTAAGAATACTCTCTCAGTATGAGCCGGACAACGACTACCTGCTGCTGAATAAAAACAGATCAGAGCGGGGAAAAGACATTCTGGAACGCCCCAATGTTCAGTTTGCGGCTACTTCAAAGGGGAAATTTTCCCGTCAGCTTGCTATGGGAAAAGATGCCCAAAAACTGGGAGCAGATATTTTTCATGGCTTATCCGGTGAACTCCCTTTAAAATGGGATCAGAAACCGATTAAAAAGATCGTTACCATTCATGATCTTATCTTTATGAGATACCCACAGTATTATTCTTTTTTTGACAGGAAAATACACTTCTGGAAATTTAAAAAAGCCGCTGATACAGCTGATAAGATCATTGCCATTTCTGAACAGACCAAAAGGGATATTATCCAGTATTTGAAAGTTCCTGAAAGCAAGATTGAAGTGATCTATCAGGGCTGCCACAAAGCATTTAAAGAACAGCAGTCTCCGGAATTGATGCAGGCTGCAAAAGAAAAATATAAACTGCCGGAAAGGTTTATTCTGAACGTAGGAACCATTGAAGAACGTAAGAACCTGTTGAATGTAGTAAAAGCAGTTAACGGAACCGAAATTCCATTGGTGGTGGTAGGCAGAAAGACAAAATATTATCAGAAAATAGACCGTTTTATCAAAAAGAATAAGATGGAAAAGCAGGTGCTGTTCCTGGAAGGTGTTTCTATGGATGAACTGGCTGTGATCTACAAACTGGCTGATATTTTCGTATACCCCAGCTTCTTTGAAGGCTTTGGAATTCCTGTAATTGAGGCTCTTTTCTCAAAGACGGTAACCGTAACCAGCAATACAAGCTGTCTGCCCGAGGCAGGAGGAAAAGATTCCGTTTATATTGATCCCGATAATGATGTAGATATCAGGGCTAAAATAAAATTTCTCTGGGAAAATGAATCCGAGAGAAAACGCCGTGAGGAAAAGGGTTTCGAGTTTGTTCAGAAATTTAATGACGAACGAATTGCCAAAGAACTGATGAATTTTTATCAAAAAATATTCTGA
- the hisG gene encoding ATP phosphoribosyltransferase: MSKLKIAIQKSGRLYEESLQLLKDCGILVNNGKDQLKVSVDNFPMEIMYLRNSDIPQYLEDGVVDIAIVGENLLIEKQKKIQVVQKLGFSKCRVSIAVPKEIETDDLSFFQGKKIATSYPNTLKNFLEKKEIVSDIHIISGSVEIAPNIGLADGICDIVSSGSTLFKNGLRETVTLLKSEAVLAKNPELSPEKAAILDKFLFRIKAVLRAKNSKYILMNVPNDKIQKIAEVLPVLKSPTVIPLAEEGWSSIHSVIDEERFWDVIDELKDNGAQDILIIPIDKMVI; the protein is encoded by the coding sequence ATGAGTAAATTAAAAATTGCGATACAAAAAAGCGGACGGCTTTACGAAGAATCACTACAGCTTCTCAAAGATTGTGGAATATTGGTCAACAACGGAAAAGACCAGCTTAAAGTTTCAGTAGATAACTTTCCCATGGAGATTATGTATCTCCGGAATTCAGACATTCCGCAATACCTTGAAGACGGAGTGGTAGATATTGCCATTGTAGGTGAAAATCTTTTGATTGAGAAACAAAAAAAGATTCAGGTTGTTCAGAAACTTGGCTTCTCAAAATGCCGGGTATCTATTGCCGTTCCCAAAGAAATTGAAACCGATGATCTCAGTTTTTTCCAGGGGAAAAAGATTGCCACTTCTTACCCGAATACTCTTAAAAATTTTTTAGAAAAAAAAGAAATCGTATCAGACATTCATATTATTTCTGGCTCGGTGGAAATTGCTCCCAATATTGGCCTGGCTGATGGTATCTGTGATATTGTAAGTTCAGGAAGTACGCTGTTCAAAAATGGACTTAGAGAAACTGTTACCTTACTGAAATCGGAGGCAGTACTGGCAAAAAACCCTGAACTGTCCCCAGAAAAAGCAGCTATTCTTGACAAGTTTTTATTCCGGATTAAAGCCGTTTTAAGAGCTAAAAATTCAAAATATATTCTAATGAATGTTCCCAATGATAAAATTCAGAAAATAGCTGAAGTTCTTCCGGTTCTGAAAAGTCCTACCGTCATTCCGCTGGCGGAAGAAGGCTGGAGCAGTATTCATTCTGTGATTGATGAAGAACGATTTTGGGATGTTATTGATGAACTTAAAGACAATGGTGCGCAGGATATTTTAATCATTCCCATCGATAAAATGGTCATTTAA